The following is a genomic window from Flavobacteriales bacterium.
TAGGTGGAAGCGTCCCCGAAGGCGTCGACGGCCAGGGACACGGTGTCACCCACGCACCAACTGCTGGTGAGCACGTCGATGCCGAACGGATCGTAGGGGGCGCCGCCGCACCAGCCGTAGAGCGCCACCACGCCATCGTCGTTGCCGGAGGGCAGGCTCAGCACGCCGGGGCCGGGGTCGAAGTCGACGGCGTAGTTCTGGTTCAACGAGCCTACGGCGAAGGTGCCGCCGCGCAGGTCGAAGCCCTTGGCGATGGGGTAGGTGCAGTCCGTACCGCTGTAGAGTTGGAGGCTGAAGTCCACCAGGCCGCTCACGTTCATCTTGAAGAAGCGGTAATAGCTGGCCGTGCAGTTGTTGCTGTAGCTGCCGATGGCGCCGCCCTGCTCATCGGCCACATAGTCGCCCAGTCGCAGGTTGCCCGTGCTGATCAGCGCGGTCTGGTAGATCTGGTTCAAGGTCTGCCCGCTGCGGTCGAACTTCAAGGCCCAGAAGCCGGCTCCGGCGCTGGCGCGCGCCATCAGGTAGGCGTTGTCGGCCTCGTCCACCGCCAGGCGTTGGTCGCCGTAGCCGATGTAGGCATGGGCGATGAAGGCGAAGCTGCTGTCGTAGCGCAGCAGGTGCTGCGAGTCGTTGTACACGTTGAAGATGCCGGGGCCCGGGTCCACGTCGATCTGGCCGCTCAGTGGTCCGCCGTTGTCCAGCGACCGGGTGAAGTAGAAGCCGGAACCGTCGCGCAGCGCCGCGATGTCGCGGCTGCTGCTGAAGCTGCTGGGCCAGGCGCTCACCTCGGCCCAGTGCAGGCTGCCATCGGCGCGGTAGCGGGCCACGAAGGTGCCGATGCAGGAAGAGGGCACCACCAGGTCGAACACACCGGGGCCGGGGTCCATGTCGTAGGTGCCCTGGCCCAGGTCGCCCGCGATGAAGAGGTTGCCGGCATCGTCGCAGCTGATGCCACCATAGTCCTCGCTGAGGTCGGTGGTGTTCTCCACGCTGAAGCCCCAGAGGAACTGGCCGCTGCTGGTGTACTTGGCGTACACCTTGCCGGGGTCCACCAGCGTGGTGAAGGGGCCGGGGTCCAGGTCGAGCTGCCCGGTGCTGAGGCCCACATAAATGAACACGTTGTCGCTGGCGTCCACGTCCATGTCGATCGCGTAAAGCGATGGCGCGCTGAAGGTCTTGGTCCAAAGGACGTTGCCGGTGGTGCTATAGCGCTGCAGCACCACGTTGTTACCGCCGGTGCCCAGGGCGAAGACCTCGCCGTTGGCGGCGAACTTCACGCGCACGATGCCCTGCGGGGCGGGTGTGGCCCAGTTCAGGTCGAACTGTTGGGCGTGGGTGTTCAGGAAGGTGACGAGGACGACGAGGAGGAACGGTGCACGCATGCGGATCGGGATGTGGGGGTGAAGGTAGAGGGCGGTCAAGCATGGCGGTGCCGATCGGCACCGTGGCGGGTGCCGGAGCCCATGACCCGGAGCGGCCGGGCCTAGTCCGCCTTGGCCGCGCCCCGACCGAGCATGAAGCCGACGGCCCCGCCCACACCGGCGGTCCACACCGTGTTGGCGGCCACGTCCACCACCACGGCCATGGGCCCGTCGAACAGGTTCATCATGGCCATGAAGGAGAGGTCGACGCTCAGGTAGAACAGGAAGCCGACGACGGCACCGGCCACCAGCCTTCGGTGAGGCTGTTGACGCCCATGCGCCCGAAGGACCAGGCCAGCAGCAGCGCCAGGCACAGGTTGCTCAGGAACATGAGCGCCAGGTTCATTTCCTCCTCGGTCTTCATCAGCCCGGGGTAGCTCAGCATGTGGGCCTCCATCCAGCCCATCAGCAGCATGCCGAAGATCAGCCAGCCCAGCAGGAAGGCGACGACACCGCCCACCAGGGCGGCCAGCAACGTACGCGTGTCCATGGTCATCGGGTGTTGGTGTACATCGAAAGTACCCATCCCGGCCGGATCGATCAGGCATGGTCTTCCTTCCTCCGTTCGGCTTCCAGCTTCCGGCCTCCAGCCTCCAGCCGCAGGCTTTCAGCTTTGATCATTCATCTTTCATTTTTCACCTTTCAGCGTACTGCTTTCCCCTTTCCTGTCCTCCACCTTTGTCACATGGAACGCACCCTGCGCACCTATCCGGTGACGGGCATGACCTGTGCGAGCTGCGTGTTGAGCGTGGAGAAGGCGCTACGGGCCGAAGCGGGCGTCACTGACGTGAACGTGAACCTGGCGACGCACACCGCGCAGGTGGCTTGGCAGGGCGATGTGGTGAATGCCCAGGGATTACGTGCAGCCGTGCAGCGTGCCGGCTACGACCTTTTAGTGACGGACGAGAGCGAGGCGCTGGAGGCGGCCGAACGCATGCAGCAGCGCGAGCACGACGCGTTGCGACGGCGTTTAAGGGCGGCCCTGGGGTTCACCGCGCCGCTCGTGGTGGTGGGCATGGCCTTCATGCACGCTCCGTGGAGCCCGTGGGTGCAGTGGGCCCTGGCCACGCCGGTGGTGCTCGTGTTCGGGCGCTCGTTCTTCACCAACGCCTGGAGGCAGGCGAAGCACCGCAGCGCCAACATGGACACCCTGGTGGCCCTCAGCACCGGTGTGTCGTACGGGTTCAGCGTGTTCGCCACCCTCGTTCCGGCGTTCTGGACCGCTCGGGGACTGACGCCCCATGTGTACTTCGAGGCTGCCGCGGTGGTCATCACCTTCATCCTGCTGGGCAGGTTCCTGGAGGAGCGCGCCAAGGCCGGCACCGGTCGCGCGATCAAGAAGCTCATGGGCCTTCGTCCGAACATCGTGCTGCGCGAAGCGGCCGACGGTTCCACCCGCGAGGTGCCCATCGCCGAGGTGAACGTGGACGACATCCTGGTGCTGCGGCCGGGCGAGCGCATCGGCGTGGACGGCGAGGTGCTGAGCGGCGAGAGCCATGTGGACGAGAGCATGCTGAGCGGCGAGCCCGTGCCCGTGGCGAAGACGCCCGGCGCGAAGCTGCTGGCCGGCACCATCAACCAGAAGGGGAGCCTGCGCATGCGGGCCGAGAAGGTCGGCACGGCCACGCTGCTGGCGAACATCGTGCGGGCCGTGCAGCAGGCCCAGGGCAGCAAGGCGCCCGTGCAGCAGCTGGTGGACAAGGTGGCGGCGGTGTTCGTGCCCATCGTGATCGGCATCGCGATCCTCAGCGCCGTGCTGTGGTGGGTGTTCGGCGGCGAGCACGCGTTCACCCAAGGGCTGCTGGCGCTCGTCACCGTGCTGGTGATCGCCTGCCCCTGTGCGCTGGGCCTCGCCACGCCCACGGCCATCATGGCCGGCATGGGCAAGGGTGCCGAGAACGGCATCCTCATCAAGGACGCCGAAAGCCTCGAGCGTGCGCGCGCCATCACCGCGATGGTGCTGGACAAGACCGGCACCATCACCGAAGGCAGGCCGGAGGTGGTGGAGGCCGTGGGCCTGGAGGATGCCGAGGCCATGACGGCCCTGTTCGCGATCGAGACACGCTCCACGCATCCGCTTGCGGAAGCGGTCGTGCGGCACCTCCACCCACTGCACACCTCGCTGTCCACACCCCGCGTCTCGAGCGTCGAGGACCTCGCTGGCAAAGGCGTGAAAGCCACCGTGGCAGGCGCCACCTGGCTGGTGGGCAACCGCCGCCTGCTGGAGGAGCACGGCATCGCCATCACCGGCGAATGGCGTGAGCAGGAGAAGCGCTGGCAGGATTCGGCATACACCCTGGTGTGGCTGGCCGACGGCACGCAAGTGCGTGCGGCCCTCGCCATCACCGACCGGATCAAGCCTTCGGCGGCGGAGGCCATCGCCCGGCTGCAGAAGGCCGGCATCAAGGTGTACATGCAGACCGGCGATGCGCGACGCACCGCGCAGGCTGTAGCGAAGGCGGTGGGCATCGCCGACTTCCGCAGCGAGGTGCTGCCCAGGGACAAGGGCGCCTTCGTGGCCGGCTTGCAGCAGCAGGGCCACGTGGTGGCCATGGTGGGCGACGGCATCAACGACAGCGAGGCGCTCGCCAAGGCCGATGTGAGCATCGCCATGGGCAGGGGCAGCGACATCGCCATGGACGTGGCGCGCATGACCCTTATCAGCACCGACCTGCTCGCCATCCCGCGCGCCATCCAGCTCTCACGCCGTACCGTGTCGCTCATCCGCCAGAACCTCTTCTGGGCCTTCATCTACAACCTCATCGGCATCCCGATCGCGGCGGGCGTGCTCATCCCGGTCAACGGGTTCCACCTGGACCCGATGATCGCCGGGGCCGCGATGGCGCTCAGCAGTGTGAGCGTGGTGGCGAACAGCCTGCGCCTTCGGGCGGTGCGGCTGGATGGTTGAGCCATCGCCCTGCCGATGTGCGGCGGGGCGTCCTCGTTCCGCATGCGTCAGATGGCACTGAGCCCGCCATCCACGCCGATCACCTGCCCGGTGATCCAACGGGCGTCGTGGCCCAGCAGGAAGACGGCCATCGCCGCGAGCTCGTCGGCCTCGCCCACGCGCTTGAGCGGATGGCGGTCCGCACTGGCGGCCTCGCGCTCGGGGGAGCTCAGCAACTTCTCGGCGAGGGGAGTGCGTGTGAGGCTCGGTGCGATGCAGTTGACGCGCACGTGCGGCGCGAGCTCGGCGGCGAGCGACTTGGCCAGGCCTTCCACGGCGCCCTTGGCCGCTGCCACACCCGCATGGAAGGCCATTCCTCGCTTCACGGCCACGGTGCTGAAGAGCACGATGCCGCTGCCCGGGGCCTTTTTCAGCCGGTCGGCACAGGCCTGGATGGTCGTGAACGCGCCCACGACATTGAGCTCAAAGGCGCTGCGGAGGTCTTCGGCCTTGGTGGAGCGCAGCGGCTTGAGGTCGATGCTGCCGGGGGCATACACCAGGCCGGAGAGCTCGGTGGGCGGACGGTCGGTAGGGAAGGGCCCGGAGGTGACGTCGTGCGGGATGTGCGGTGCGTCGAGGCCGGTGCCGCGCCGGCCGCAGGTGATCACGGGGTGGCCCTGGGCGAGCAGGCGCCGTGCGGTGGCCTGGCCGATGCCGCTCGATGCGCCGACCACAAGGAGGGGAGCGGGGGACATGTGCCCCAGGAACAGCGGCGGCGCCCGCCTTGTTCGCGATCAGAGGCTCAGCAGTTCCTTGAAGCGCGTGGCCTGCCGGCGGCTCACCTCGACGCTCTCACCGGCCGTGCCGCTCTTGTCCGCGGGCTTCAGCTTCACCATCAGCCCGCCGTTGAACCATGGTTCGATCTTGTCGACCCACCGCAGGTTGATGATGTGCTTGCGGCTGGCGCGGAAGAAGGTGATCGGGTCGAGCTTCTCCTCCAGCTTGTTGAGGCTGCGCAGCACCAGCGGCTTCTGGTCGGCGAAGCGCACCCGCACGTAGTTGCCCTCGCTCTCGAAGACGCGTACGTCCTTCAGCGTCACGAACCAGCACTTCTCCCCGTCCTTCAGGAAGATCTGGTCGTTCTCGCGCAGGATGTCGCGCTGCGGCACGTCCTCGCCCGTGGGCTGGGGCACCTTGGCCAGCGCGGCGTCCAGGCGTTCGGGATCGATGGGCTTCAGCACGTAGTCCAGCGCGTTCACCTGGAAGGCGCGGATGGCGTGCTCGTCGTAGGCCGTGACGAAGATCACGTGCGGCGGCCGGTCCAGCGCGCTCAGCAGCTCGAAGCCGTCGCGCCCCGGCATGTTGATGTCCAGGAAGATGAGGTCGGGGTGCTTCTCGGCGATCAGGGCCTCGGCCTCGTCGGCGTTGGCCGCCTCGCCCACGACCTCCACGTCCTCGTGCTTCTCCAGCAGCGAGATCAGCTCCTTGCGGGCCAGGCGTTCGTCATCGATGATCAGCGTCTTCATGGTCGTTGGGTGTTCGTCCTCGGGACGTTCGAGCGGGGTCGGGATCCAGGCCGCGGGCTTCCAGCTTTCAGCCGCAGGCCAACAGCTTCCAGCCTCTGGCTTCCGGCCTCTTGCTTCCGGCTTCCAGCCTGCGGCCCGATCGCATGGGTGAGTTCCATTTTCCTCTTTCCTCTTTCAGCTTTCCACGTTCAGCTCTCCTCCTCCGCCACCTTGGCCTCCACACGGGGGATCAGCACATCGGTGACCACCATGCCGTCGGCGTTGCTGATGTGCAGGTTGGCCTTTCGGCCGTAGATGAGATCGAGGCGGCGCTGGGTGTTGCGCAGGCCGATGCCGCTGCCGTTGATGCGGCCGGGTTCATAGTGGCCGGTGTTGCGCACGGTGAGGTGAAGGCCGTCTTCCGCATGGCGCGCCGCGATGTGGATGTC
Proteins encoded in this region:
- a CDS encoding SDR family oxidoreductase, which gives rise to MSPAPLLVVGASSGIGQATARRLLAQGHPVITCGRRGTGLDAPHIPHDVTSGPFPTDRPPTELSGLVYAPGSIDLKPLRSTKAEDLRSAFELNVVGAFTTIQACADRLKKAPGSGIVLFSTVAVKRGMAFHAGVAAAKGAVEGLAKSLAAELAPHVRVNCIAPSLTRTPLAEKLLSSPEREAASADRHPLKRVGEADELAAMAVFLLGHDARWITGQVIGVDGGLSAI
- a CDS encoding copper-translocating P-type ATPase, translated to MERTLRTYPVTGMTCASCVLSVEKALRAEAGVTDVNVNLATHTAQVAWQGDVVNAQGLRAAVQRAGYDLLVTDESEALEAAERMQQREHDALRRRLRAALGFTAPLVVVGMAFMHAPWSPWVQWALATPVVLVFGRSFFTNAWRQAKHRSANMDTLVALSTGVSYGFSVFATLVPAFWTARGLTPHVYFEAAAVVITFILLGRFLEERAKAGTGRAIKKLMGLRPNIVLREAADGSTREVPIAEVNVDDILVLRPGERIGVDGEVLSGESHVDESMLSGEPVPVAKTPGAKLLAGTINQKGSLRMRAEKVGTATLLANIVRAVQQAQGSKAPVQQLVDKVAAVFVPIVIGIAILSAVLWWVFGGEHAFTQGLLALVTVLVIACPCALGLATPTAIMAGMGKGAENGILIKDAESLERARAITAMVLDKTGTITEGRPEVVEAVGLEDAEAMTALFAIETRSTHPLAEAVVRHLHPLHTSLSTPRVSSVEDLAGKGVKATVAGATWLVGNRRLLEEHGIAITGEWREQEKRWQDSAYTLVWLADGTQVRAALAITDRIKPSAAEAIARLQKAGIKVYMQTGDARRTAQAVAKAVGIADFRSEVLPRDKGAFVAGLQQQGHVVAMVGDGINDSEALAKADVSIAMGRGSDIAMDVARMTLISTDLLAIPRAIQLSRRTVSLIRQNLFWAFIYNLIGIPIAAGVLIPVNGFHLDPMIAGAAMALSSVSVVANSLRLRAVRLDG
- a CDS encoding response regulator transcription factor; the protein is MKTLIIDDERLARKELISLLEKHEDVEVVGEAANADEAEALIAEKHPDLIFLDINMPGRDGFELLSALDRPPHVIFVTAYDEHAIRAFQVNALDYVLKPIDPERLDAALAKVPQPTGEDVPQRDILRENDQIFLKDGEKCWFVTLKDVRVFESEGNYVRVRFADQKPLVLRSLNKLEEKLDPITFFRASRKHIINLRWVDKIEPWFNGGLMVKLKPADKSGTAGESVEVSRRQATRFKELLSL